One segment of Solanum stenotomum isolate F172 chromosome 1, ASM1918654v1, whole genome shotgun sequence DNA contains the following:
- the LOC125864283 gene encoding probable leucine-rich repeat receptor-like protein kinase At1g35710, which yields MARHGHLPSVFLLIFSLSLIQSALVHSKTLKRDVKALNEIKASLGWRVVYAWVGDDPCGDGDLPPWSGVTCSTQGDYRVVTELEVYAVSIVGPFPTAVTNLLDLTRLDLHNNKLTGPLPSQIGRLKRLKILNVRWNKLQDVIPPEIGELKQLTHLYLSFNNFKGEIPKELANLPELRYLHLHENHFIGRIPPELGSLQYLRHLDVGNNRLVGTIRELIRIEGCFPVLRNLYLNNNYLTGGIPAQLANLTNLEILYLSYNKMTGVIPYSIAHIPKLTYLYLDHNQFSGRIPDAFYKHPFLKEMYIEENTFRPGVKPIGLHKVLELSDADFLV from the exons ATGGCTCGCCATGGACATCTACCTTCAGTATTTCTCCTGATCTTCTCGTTATCCTTGATCCAAAGCGCTCTCGTTCACTCTAAAACCCTCAAACGTGACG TAAAAGCTCTGAATGAAATTAAGGCATCTCTTGGATGGAGAGTGGTGTATGCATGGGTTGGAGATGATCCTTGTGGTGATGGTGATTTACCTCCATGGTCTGGTGTTACATGTTCAACGCAGGGTGATTATAGAGTAGTTACTGAATT GGAAGTTTATGCTGTTTCAATTGTTGGCCCATTTCCTACTGCTGTCACTAATTTATTAGATCTTACTAGACT GGATCTGCATAATAACAAGCTGACCGGCCCTCTTCCTTCTCAAATTGGGCGTTTGAAGCGTcttaaaatatt AAACGTAAGGTGGAATAAGCTGCAAGATGTCATTCCACCTGAAATAGGTGAACTAAAGCAGTTAACACATCT CTACCTaagttttaataatttcaaaggCGAAATACCTAAGGAGCTTGCTAATCTTCCTGAACTTCGTTATCTCCATCtgcatgaaaatcattttattgGACGAATTCCACCTGAACTGGGTTCCTTACAGTATCTTCGACACCT GGATGTTGGTAACAATCGTTTGGTTGGAACTATAAGAGAACTCATACGTATTGAAGGATGTTTTCCGGTTCTCCGCAACCT ATACTTAAACAATAATTATCTTACTGGAGGCATTCCAGCGCAACTTGCAAATCTGACGAACTTGGAGATCTT GTATCTATCCTACAACAAGATGACAGGAGTTATACCATATAGCATTGCTCATATTCCTAAGTTAACTTACTT GTATCTCGATCATAATCAATTTTCTGGGAGGATTCCAGATGCCTTCTACAAACACCCTTTCTTGAAGGAAAT GTACATTGAAGAGAACACGTTCCGGCCTGGTGTAAAACCAATTGGCCTGCACAAAGTGCTAGAACTTTCGGACGCAGATTTCCTTGTTTAG
- the LOC125853256 gene encoding LRR receptor-like serine/threonine-protein kinase FLS2, giving the protein MASHQFMCFLVMISLMIINISANKACHPDDLKGLNDFKAGIHSDTSGRLSKWIGQDCCNWPGISCNSTTNRVVKIYLPGHYVSGDDESPNFVSSTMSGSISPSISLLTSLQVIDLNKLVGLTGQIPESIGVLKNLKELNLQTNQISSTIPESVFTLTSLTTLNLENNHLIGEISENIGNLQALQKLFLSNNSFTGKIPVSISKIHSISTIHLETNQLVGEIQLPLSPTQWPLIKTLALDNNKLTGVIPDSIGYLTTLSSLSISNNQLTGPIPSCLGNIKQLQILKVNNNNFSVEMLPTTICGLTELSVLYVAQNKIHGPLPGCLSSFKYLLDVDIPFKRTVTLPMGVHKQ; this is encoded by the coding sequence ATGGCATCTCATCAATTTATGTGTTTCCTAGTAATGATATCTCTAATGATTATCAATATTAGTGCAAACAAGGCATGCCACCCTGATGATCTCAAGGGTCTCAATGACTTCAAAGCTGGCATACATTCTGATACTTCAGGCAGACTAAGCAAATGGATTGGCCAAGATTGTTGCAATTGGCCAGGCATTTCTTGTAACTCTACAACTAACAGAGTTGTAAAAATCTATCTACCTGGTCATTATGTATCTGGTGATGATGAATCTCCAAACTTCGTGTCAAGTACAATGAGTGGTTCAATCTCTCCTTCAATTTCACTTCTCACTTCACTACAAGTTATTGATCTTAACAAACTAGTCGgactaacagggcaaattccCGAGTCCATTGGGGTtctcaagaatctcaaagaaCTCAACTTACAAACCAATCAAATCTCTAGTACAATCCCAGAGTCAGTATTCACATTGACGTCTCTAACAACCTTGAACCTTGAAAACAACCACTTGATAGGGGAAATATCGGAGAATATTGGCAACTTACAAGCACTTCAAAAGCTTTTCTTGTCAAACAATTCGTTCACTGGAAAAATCCCAGTTTCAATATCAAAAATACATTCCATTTCCACTATCCACTTAGAAACAAATCAACTTGTTGGTGAAATACAATTGCCATTGAGTCCTACCCAATGGCCTTTAATTAAAACTTTGGCTCTTGACAACAATAAACTTACTGGAGTTATACCTGATTCAATTGGTTATTTGACAACACTTTCATCACTCTCTATATCAAATAATCAACTCACAGGACCTATTCCTTCTTGTCTGGGAAACATAAAGCAATTGCAAATATTGAAGGTCAATAACAACAACTTCTCTGTTGAGATGTTGCCAACGACGATTTGTGGACTTACTGAGCTAAGTGTTTTGTATGTTGCTCAAAACAAGATTCATGGACCATTACCTGGATGTCTTTCATCATTCAAGTACTTACTAGATGTCGATATACCGTTCAAACGTACAGTCACTCTTCCTATGGGAGTACACAAACAATAA
- the LOC125864353 gene encoding uncharacterized protein LOC125864353, which translates to MWRSISNAITSFGQKKECGTPSQACREFSDDDDAYSNASSEEEGLECPICWESFNIVENIPYVLWCGHTLCKHCLLGLKSASWKFSTQQVQIPLFISCPWCNMLTFRLALSGNLKSPSKNFFLLWMVESKNGDRGKSPSTICRDHQQEMPVRCTSVTGNNTSVMNYRRVRRLGSPGSSNSSYNHTSGTPASQRAHSSLHKSLDLFIRITSKFPLVLVLLLLVMFAIPSCAAVLALYLLITILFGLPSFLVLYFAYPALEWLIKEITT; encoded by the coding sequence ATGTGGAGATCTATTTCAAATGCCATCACAAGCTTTGGACAGAAGAAGGAATGTGGTACGCCCAGTCAAGCTTGCCGCGAATTCTCAGATGACGATGATGCCTATTCTAATGCCAGCAGCGAGGAAGAAGGGCTTGAATGCCCAATATGCTGGGAGTCTTTTAACATTGTCGAAAACATCCCCTATGTCTTGTGGTGTGGTCACACACTTTGCAAGCACTGTCTGTTGGGGCTTAAATCAGCTTCTTGGAAGTTCTCCACTCAACAGGTCCAGATTCCATTATTCATTTCCTGCCCATGGTGCAATATGCTGACATTTCGGTTGGCGTTGAGCGGGAATCTCAAATCTCCTAGCAAGAATTTCTTCCTCCTCTGGATGGTGGAAAGCAAAAATGGTGACAGGGGGAAATCTCCATCTACCATATGTAGGGATCATCAACAAGAAATGCCCGTCCGGTGCACTTCAGTTACGGGGAACAACACCTCTGTCATGAATTATAGGAGGGTTCGTCGTCTAGGATCTCCAGGATCGAGCAACAGTAGTTATAACCATACTAGTGGTACACCTGCATCCCAGAGGGCCCACTCTTCTCTTCACAAGTCCCTCGATCTCTTTATCCGCATTACATCCAAGTTTCCGTTAGTTCTCGTGCTTCTTCTGCTTGTTATGTTTGCAATACCTTCGTGTGCAGCCGTCCTAGCGCTCTACTTACTGATCACAATTCTCTTTGGACTCCCATCTTTCCTAGTATTGTACTTTGCCTATCCTGCTTTAGAGTGGCTGATCAAAGAGATCACAACTTGA